The following are from one region of the Leptospira selangorensis genome:
- the lsa26 gene encoding surface adhesion protein Lsa26, with amino-acid sequence MILRKYSVFFYISVLFSQTPAFALGTYSEGWTVAKLTQFESRGIVYESYEGVIEVLTFDPAEECEETRDECYTPVRKKANVSVRPENADVVNFLMKNLNQTILIQFNIHRIQPIALSSSIEVINAQYQENVIPHSTPVKDPSGRITVWVQAHDTSHPIEKMATNKTGGKRNFSVTGRIVSLEYKGTILGTYEGLYMDESRGRIHPFSITSEEMAEFAWKAMKYTGRYYLGVSVAYVTGVRESHYDIFEINFREPAGAQERPKN; translated from the coding sequence ATGATCCTCAGAAAATACTCGGTCTTCTTCTATATTTCGGTTTTATTCTCCCAGACCCCCGCGTTTGCCTTGGGAACCTATTCTGAGGGCTGGACGGTCGCTAAACTGACCCAATTCGAGAGCCGAGGGATCGTATACGAATCCTATGAAGGTGTGATAGAAGTCCTAACTTTCGATCCGGCAGAAGAATGCGAGGAAACTAGGGACGAATGTTATACGCCTGTGCGTAAAAAAGCGAATGTTAGCGTTCGTCCTGAAAACGCAGATGTAGTAAATTTTCTGATGAAAAATCTGAACCAAACGATATTGATCCAATTCAATATTCATAGGATCCAGCCTATTGCACTTTCTAGCAGTATAGAAGTAATCAACGCGCAATATCAAGAAAATGTAATACCCCATAGTACCCCTGTAAAAGATCCAAGTGGAAGGATCACGGTATGGGTCCAGGCTCACGATACTTCTCACCCGATCGAAAAGATGGCGACTAACAAGACGGGTGGAAAAAGGAACTTTTCCGTAACGGGAAGGATCGTAAGTTTAGAATACAAAGGTACGATCCTAGGGACTTACGAAGGTCTTTATATGGATGAGTCTAGGGGAAGGATACATCCATTCTCCATTACTTCAGAAGAGATGGCGGAATTTGCTTGGAAAGCTATGAAGTATACCGGTAGATATTATTTAGGTGTCTCTGTGGCTTACGTAACTGGTGTGAGAGAATCACATTATGATATATTCGAGATCAATTTCAGAGAGCCTGCGGGCGCTCAAGAAAGACCTAAAAACTAA
- a CDS encoding MarR family winged helix-turn-helix transcriptional regulator, producing MKPEYVIHLLSRTRDRIQKYLSEEFLKQGIQDLVPAHGGVLFVLGKEGPLTMSELAKLLDRTNSTVTALLDKMEEFGYIKRSKPYEDERVTSAELTDKGKQTLEKVQKASKATLAKLSQNLEQGEKEEFMRILTKIHSNFDI from the coding sequence ATGAAGCCGGAATATGTAATTCATTTATTGTCCAGAACCAGAGATCGGATCCAAAAATATTTATCCGAAGAATTCCTAAAGCAAGGCATTCAAGATTTGGTTCCAGCTCACGGAGGTGTACTTTTTGTATTAGGTAAAGAAGGTCCGCTTACCATGAGTGAATTAGCAAAGTTATTGGATAGGACCAACTCTACCGTGACTGCTCTTTTGGACAAAATGGAAGAATTCGGTTATATTAAAAGATCCAAACCTTACGAAGACGAAAGAGTGACTTCCGCAGAATTAACGGATAAGGGAAAACAAACCTTAGAGAAGGTGCAAAAGGCTTCCAAGGCTACACTTGCAAAACTCAGTCAGAATTTAGAACAGGGAGAAAAGGAAGAATTCATGCGAATTTTAACTAAGATCCATTCGAATTTCGATATATGA
- a CDS encoding glucose 1-dehydrogenase, with protein sequence MLEGKTAVITGSARGIGKEIAKMFLERGSKVILSDLENSNCKETAEELAKYNPEGVFWKTCDVTFKNQNKELAEFAIEKTGTLDIWINNAGVVQDDLLLRMSEEKWEKVHSVNLKAAFFGIQTAAKFMLKKSSGRIVNIGSVSGFYGNAGQANYSSAKAGLFALTKSAARELASRNITVNCVASGFINNRFAEHVPEEIRNSILDSIPLKIKRNPEEAVASAVAFLSSEEADWITGATLRVDGGMLIGF encoded by the coding sequence ATGTTAGAAGGTAAAACTGCAGTAATCACAGGATCAGCGAGAGGGATAGGCAAAGAGATCGCAAAAATGTTCTTAGAAAGAGGTTCAAAAGTTATTCTTTCTGATCTGGAAAATTCTAATTGTAAGGAAACTGCGGAAGAATTGGCGAAATACAATCCGGAAGGAGTTTTTTGGAAAACTTGCGATGTAACTTTTAAAAATCAAAACAAAGAATTAGCAGAGTTTGCAATTGAGAAGACCGGAACCTTGGATATTTGGATCAATAATGCGGGAGTAGTTCAAGACGATCTGCTATTAAGAATGTCCGAAGAAAAATGGGAGAAGGTACACTCTGTAAATTTAAAAGCTGCTTTCTTCGGCATCCAAACCGCTGCAAAGTTCATGCTAAAGAAAAGTTCTGGTAGAATCGTAAACATCGGATCAGTCTCCGGATTTTATGGCAATGCAGGACAGGCAAACTATTCTTCCGCAAAGGCTGGACTGTTTGCTCTTACTAAATCTGCTGCCAGAGAACTTGCCTCCAGAAATATCACAGTGAACTGTGTTGCCTCCGGTTTTATAAATAACCGATTTGCAGAGCATGTTCCTGAAGAAATTAGAAATTCTATCTTGGATTCCATTCCCTTGAAAATTAAAAGAAATCCCGAAGAAGCAGTCGCTTCTGCTGTTGCTTTTCTTTCTTCCGAGGAAGCGGATTGGATTACGGGAGCAACTCTTAGAGTGGATGGGGGAATGTTGATCGGCTTTTAG
- a CDS encoding DNA-3-methyladenine glycosylase I, which translates to MNSLTKYCHYVLSLEKDQDPENKIYHDTEYGFTLKSDDELFGRLILEINQAGLSWTTILRKKENFRKAYKNFSIKKISKFSEKDFDRLMNDAGIIRNRLKINAAIHNANVIIGLQKEFGSFQDWLHSHHPKSLEEWTKLFKKTFVFVGGEIVNEFLMSTGYLEGAHGPGCPIYKKALKSKPAWNSKKKK; encoded by the coding sequence ATGAATTCTCTTACAAAATATTGTCATTATGTTCTCTCGCTAGAGAAGGACCAAGATCCTGAAAATAAAATCTATCATGATACAGAATACGGTTTCACCTTAAAATCGGATGATGAATTATTCGGAAGACTTATTTTAGAGATCAACCAAGCCGGCCTTTCCTGGACCACGATCTTAAGGAAAAAGGAAAACTTCCGTAAGGCTTATAAAAACTTTTCTATCAAAAAGATCTCAAAGTTTTCCGAAAAAGATTTTGATCGGCTTATGAACGATGCAGGTATCATTCGTAACAGGCTTAAGATAAACGCAGCCATTCATAATGCGAATGTGATTATCGGTCTTCAAAAAGAATTCGGAAGTTTCCAAGATTGGTTACATTCTCATCATCCCAAATCATTGGAAGAATGGACCAAACTATTTAAAAAAACTTTCGTATTCGTGGGCGGAGAGATAGTGAATGAATTTTTGATGAGCACAGGTTATTTAGAAGGCGCTCACGGACCTGGCTGCCCCATTTATAAAAAAGCGTTAAAATCCAAACCCGCTTGGAATTCTAAAAAGAAAAAATAG
- a CDS encoding SAP domain-containing protein encodes MKSRPSFEKIKTISEFESHYWYREELQNICLDLKISSKGAKAELEERLKSYIRFGREVFLKKENSTKGPISVRRKTKSEKEITLKSKIIPDGIRFDSKFREFCREYYDLKKFSFTKAMAEAVRDAEKIGNLKLSVQDLLRVYENPPKEERPDDRVLRWNRFVKDFHSDPKTSPFKNKLNIAAFLWGKVRDRAGSKKFDPSLLKEFAKDIQKLEAKSNK; translated from the coding sequence ATGAAATCTCGTCCTTCTTTCGAAAAAATCAAAACTATATCCGAATTCGAATCTCATTATTGGTATAGAGAAGAATTACAAAACATCTGCCTGGACTTAAAGATCTCTTCTAAAGGTGCTAAAGCGGAACTTGAAGAAAGATTAAAATCTTATATCAGATTCGGCAGAGAGGTATTTCTAAAAAAGGAAAATTCTACTAAAGGCCCGATATCCGTTCGTAGAAAAACTAAAAGTGAAAAAGAGATCACTCTCAAATCTAAAATTATTCCGGACGGAATTCGATTCGATTCCAAATTCAGAGAATTCTGTAGGGAGTATTATGATCTCAAAAAATTCAGTTTTACGAAGGCTATGGCGGAAGCGGTTCGAGATGCCGAGAAAATCGGGAATCTAAAACTCTCCGTCCAAGATCTTTTGAGGGTATATGAAAATCCTCCTAAGGAAGAAAGACCTGACGATCGCGTTCTAAGATGGAATCGTTTCGTAAAAGATTTTCATTCTGATCCGAAAACTTCTCCGTTCAAAAATAAACTGAATATAGCCGCATTCTTATGGGGGAAGGTCCGGGACAGAGCAGGTAGTAAAAAATTCGACCCTTCTCTTTTGAAAGAATTCGCAAAAGACATCCAAAAATTGGAAGCTAAGAGCAATAAGTAA